The sequence below is a genomic window from Fuerstiella sp..
CATCAATCGGTTTGTAACGTCATTTGATGCCGTATGACAGCAACTACATCATGACGCTAAAGGCATAAATGAATCCGTTCCCATTATCCTGGCGACGGTCAGACTATGGATCTGAACAGTCTGTGTTTCTCACCGGATCGTATCGTTGAAGCAGGACCTTTACTGTTCCTGATACCGGACACAAGGACAAAGACGAGTGAGCAGTGGAATAAAACTGGCGATCAACGTATCGCCTGACCTCACCCCCCGCTGTCGGACGCTGGCAATTCGTTCCTGTGCCGTCCGGCTTGTGGATGATATCGATCACTGTTCGGCAGTGCTTACAGATGACTCTGAGATCGCGGCATCAGCTCTGGATGCGGGCACCTCTGTTCTCGTGCTGAATCCGTTTGGTCTGTCGGAGGATATCTGTCAGCGGGTCGACAACTTAAATGCCTGCATGCCTGCTCATACCCGGCGATTTCAACCATCGGTGGTGCAGGTAAAGCACGCTCTGGACTCGGGCAGACTGGGTGATGCGGGACTGCTGCGAATTCACTGCTGGAATCCGGACGCTGAGAACACGGAACTTTTCACCGGTGAAGTTGATCTGGCCGTCTGGATGTTTGGTTGTATGCCGAACAACGTTTATTCCGTGCACAGACCCGGATATCGACAGGTTCATCTGGGATTTGACAGCGGAGGGATGGCGATTATTGATTTTGATTCGACCAACCCGGGTGACAATGATTATTACTCCCTGTCAATGATCGGTTCTGCAGGCGCTGCCTATGCTGATGATCACCATAATGCGAACCTGCTGATGGACGACAGTGGAACAAAGACTTTACTGACATCACAGTATGATGCCGCGTTCGCCGCCATGATCGATCATTTTGCACGGTCTGCCGGTGACGGCAAACAGTTCCCGGTGAACTGGCGTGACACAATAAAGGCGAACCATCTGGCCGGTCAGGCTGCCCGGTCTGCTGAACAACAGAATGTCGTTGCGGGAGAATGCAATGTCTGAGAAACGATTTAAGGCTCTGGTATTGAGCGTCGTCAAGCACAGCTATGTCGCCCTGGCTGTCGATGCACATCCCCGGTTTGATCTGGTAGCCGTCTGTGATGATCCGCACGAACCGGACTGGGTCCATAAACGGAATCAGGAATTTGCTGACCGTTTCGAGATCCCCTACATCCGTAATCCGGAACAGGCTGTGAAAGATTTCAGTCCGGATCTGGCGGTCGTAAGTTCGCAGGCCGAGCGTCATTGTGACCTGTCCGTACGCGCCGCTGAAGCGGGACTACATGTCGTGGTAGACAAACCTCTGTCGACAACGCTGAGTGAATGCGATCGATTGGTTCGAGCTGTCGAATCGGCCGGCGTGCGCTGCCTGGTCTGGAATCGCAATTTCCTTCCCGCCCTCTGTCAGGCAACCCAGGCACTGAAAGACGGTGCCATCGGAGACCTTCGGGCAATCCACTGTGATTTTTACTTTTCCAAGGACGCAGGCCCGCCTAAAGGCACACGGCAACCCGGCGACCCTCCGATCAACTGGCTTCAGCGCCAGATTGACGCGCATGCTGATGGATCTGACGGCGGAGTGGGCATGGAAGCAATGGGTGAACTGCAGATCGAAGGCATTTATCCGCTGGCATACATACGAATGCTGACTGGTGGCGTGGTGAAACGCGTTTTTGCGAGGACAGCTGCTCATTTTCACCAGGCCAATCTGGACAATGACGTTGACGATCTGGCCACCGTCACACTGGAAATGGAAAACGGAATCGTCGGCTCACTTTGTATTGGACGGATTGGAGCAGCCAGCCATCCCGATCTCGGTGAGATTAAACTTCATCTGCTGGGAACCGCAGGAGCGATGGTCGTAAGTGAGTCACGCCCTGAGGTCGCCGTGCACTATCGTGGACAGCCAGCAAATGAGTTTCGTCATATTCGCGTTGCTGATGACAACAATTACCTGTTGATGGAAAATTTTGCCCAGGCAATTGACCACGGAACGAACACGATTCTGGATGCACAGGGCGGTCGTGATATTTGTGCCACCGTCGAAGCATGCGTGCGATCGGGAAAAACCGGACAGCTGGAAACCGTGTGTTAGAATCGTTGCATGTCGGAACTCACCATTTCCCATGTGCATCAGGAGCGATCCCGGGAAAGTTTCCGGTTGTCTGCGAATGCACCGTGTGTTTGCACTCACGTGTGTAACAAAACACGGATACCCCGTAGTGTACAACTGCCATTCGACACCTGCGGAATACGGGGGCACATGGCTCTCGTGATCACCAGGTAAATTCTTATCGAGCACTCGTCTATGCACTGTCGTGGACACTACTCAGCAATTTGCAAAAACTATTTTTTGAGCGTTGTAATTTACGGATTTTCTGGAGGCACAGTTCCAGGTCCCGACAGATGGCAGTCGTCACTCCGTTGATCCGAATAAGACCTTG
It includes:
- a CDS encoding Gfo/Idh/MocA family oxidoreductase — protein: MSEKRFKALVLSVVKHSYVALAVDAHPRFDLVAVCDDPHEPDWVHKRNQEFADRFEIPYIRNPEQAVKDFSPDLAVVSSQAERHCDLSVRAAEAGLHVVVDKPLSTTLSECDRLVRAVESAGVRCLVWNRNFLPALCQATQALKDGAIGDLRAIHCDFYFSKDAGPPKGTRQPGDPPINWLQRQIDAHADGSDGGVGMEAMGELQIEGIYPLAYIRMLTGGVVKRVFARTAAHFHQANLDNDVDDLATVTLEMENGIVGSLCIGRIGAASHPDLGEIKLHLLGTAGAMVVSESRPEVAVHYRGQPANEFRHIRVADDNNYLLMENFAQAIDHGTNTILDAQGGRDICATVEACVRSGKTGQLETVC